The Eleginops maclovinus isolate JMC-PN-2008 ecotype Puerto Natales chromosome 3, JC_Emac_rtc_rv5, whole genome shotgun sequence genome includes a region encoding these proteins:
- the prelid3a gene encoding PRELI domain containing protein 3A isoform X1 encodes MKIWSTEHVFSYPWETVIKAAMRKYPNPMNPNVVGVDVLDRSLDKEGRLHSHRLLSTEWGLPGIVRAILGTNHTQTYVQEHSIVDPEKKKMELCSTNITLTNLISVDERLLYSPHPDNPDVTILTQEAIITVKGVSLGSYLEGMMAMRMSANAMKDSSSAVPSTFPATPHKAGGFSARRDPLQLVLILPCSGSSDRRCNVAKDEWFLELELRVVGQSLAGVSQCKLKTINSYSNQGKRGIQDHFPYC; translated from the exons ATGAAGATTTGGAGCACGGAACATGTTTTCAG TTACCCCTGGGAGACGGTGATCAAGGCTGCCATGAGGAAGTACCCAAACCCCATGAATCCTAACGTGGTGGGGGTGGACGTCCTGGACCGCAGTCTGGATAAAGAGGGACGCCTGCACAGCCACAGACTCCTCAGCACAGAGTGGGGCCTCCCGGGCATCGTGCGAGCG ATACTGGGAACCAACCATACACAGACGTATGTGCAGGAACACTCTATAGTGGacccagagaagaagaagatggagctGTGCTCAACAAAT ATTACTCTCACCAACCTGATTTCAGTGGATGAGAGGCTTCTTTACAGCCCACACCCAGACAACCCTGACGT TACCATCCTGACCCAGGAGGCCATCATCACAGTCAAGGGAGTGAGTCTAGGTAGTTACCTAGAGGGGATGATGGCAATGAGAATGTCAGCTAATGCCATGAAG GACAGCAGTTCTGCAGTGCCGAGTACTTTCCCCGCTACACCTCATAAAGCAGGGGGATTCTCAGCACGTCGGGACCCTCTGCAGTTGGTACTTATACTGCCATGCAGTGGGAGCTCAGATAGAAGGTGTAATGTTGCCAAAGATGAATGGTTTTTAGAGCTGGAATTAAGGGTTGTGGGTCAAAGTCTGGCAGGCGTGTCTCAATGCAAACTCAAAACCATCAACAGCTATTCAAATCAAGGC
- the prelid3a gene encoding PRELI domain containing protein 3A isoform X2 has product MKIWSTEHVFSYPWETVIKAAMRKYPNPMNPNVVGVDVLDRSLDKEGRLHSHRLLSTEWGLPGIVRAILGTNHTQTYVQEHSIVDPEKKKMELCSTNITLTNLISVDERLLYSPHPDNPDVTILTQEAIITVKGVSLGSYLEGMMAMRMSANAMKGWDAIEWIIKNSERENVPLCDIY; this is encoded by the exons ATGAAGATTTGGAGCACGGAACATGTTTTCAG TTACCCCTGGGAGACGGTGATCAAGGCTGCCATGAGGAAGTACCCAAACCCCATGAATCCTAACGTGGTGGGGGTGGACGTCCTGGACCGCAGTCTGGATAAAGAGGGACGCCTGCACAGCCACAGACTCCTCAGCACAGAGTGGGGCCTCCCGGGCATCGTGCGAGCG ATACTGGGAACCAACCATACACAGACGTATGTGCAGGAACACTCTATAGTGGacccagagaagaagaagatggagctGTGCTCAACAAAT ATTACTCTCACCAACCTGATTTCAGTGGATGAGAGGCTTCTTTACAGCCCACACCCAGACAACCCTGACGT TACCATCCTGACCCAGGAGGCCATCATCACAGTCAAGGGAGTGAGTCTAGGTAGTTACCTAGAGGGGATGATGGCAATGAGAATGTCAGCTAATGCCATGAAG GGTTGGGATGCTATTGAGTGGATTATTAAGAACTCTGAAAGAGAGAACGTGCCTCTCTGTGACATTTACTAA
- the elovl4a gene encoding elongation of very long chain fatty acids protein 4a produces MEIVTHFINDTIEFYKWTLTIADKRVEKWPLMDNPLPTLAISTSYLLFLWLGPKYMKNREPFQLRKTLIVYNFSMVFLNFFIFKELFMAARSASYSYICQRVDYSEDPNEVRVAGALWWYFISKGIEYLDTVFFILRKKFNQVTFLHVYHHCTMFTLWWIGIKWVAGGQSFFGAHMNAAIHVLMYLYYGLASCGPKIQKYLWWKKYLTIVQMVQFHVTIGHTALSLYVNCDFPHWMHYSLICYAVTFIVLFGNFYYQTYRRQLPRRDASSSKAGKALSNGSVNGLSKAANGAVVLGSKEEKPQENSGRRKRKGRAKRD; encoded by the exons ATGGAGATTGTCACACATTTCATAAATGACACCATAGAGTTCTACAAATGGACTCTAACTATTGCAg ACAAGAGAGTGGAGAAATGGCCACTGATGGACAACCCCCTGCCCACGTTGGCCATCAGCACCTCCTACCTGCTATTCCTCTGGCTGGGGCCCAAATACATGAAGAACAGAGAGCCTTTCCAGCTCCGCAAAACACTCATTGTCTACAATTTCAGCATGGTCTTTCTCAATTTCTTCATCTTTAAAGAG ctTTTTATGGCAGCGCGTTCGGCGAGCTACAGTTACATTTGTCAACGAGTGGACTATTCAGAGGACCCCAATGAAGTCAGG GTGGCAGGGGCTCTGTGGTGGTATTTCATCTCTAAGGGCATTGAGTATCTGGACACAGTGTTTTTCATCCTGAGGAAGAAATTCAACCAGGTTACTTTCCTGCACGTTTACCACCACTGCACCATGTTCACACTCTGGTGGATCGGCATCAAATGGGTGGCAGGAGGACAGT cGTTCTTTGGAgcacacatgaatgcagcaaTCCACGTATTGATGTACCTGTATTATGGCCTGGCCTCCTGTGGACCTAAAATCCAAAAGTATCtatggtggaagaagtacttgaCCATCGTCCAGATG GTCCAGTTCCATGTCACCATCGGCCACACAGCCCTGTCCCTCTATGTCAACTGCGACTTCCCCCACTGGATGCATTACTCCCTCATCTGCTACGCCGTCACCTTCATTGTCCTCTTCGGCAATTTCTACTACCAGACCTACCGGCGCCAGCTGCCCAGGCGCGACGCCTCCTCCTCCAAAGCAGGAAAGGCCCTCTCTAACGGGAGCGTCAACGGGCTCAGCAAGGCTGCCAACGGAGCCGTGGTGTTGGGGAGCAAAGAGGAGAAGCCCCAGGAAAATTctgggaggagaaagaggaaaggaagagcTAAAAGAGATTAG